A part of Gramella sp. MAR_2010_147 genomic DNA contains:
- a CDS encoding DUF4870 domain-containing protein, whose protein sequence is MREDKQMLVMTHLSQLLDLVTGIGGFIVPLVLWLTQKDKVAGMDMHGKMILNFQISLFIYSIICIPLIFLFGLGILGLIVIGLIALILPIMNALKVSNDEMPYYPLTIQFLK, encoded by the coding sequence ATGAGAGAAGACAAGCAAATGTTAGTCATGACGCACTTAAGTCAATTGTTAGACCTGGTAACAGGAATAGGAGGATTTATAGTCCCGTTAGTGCTTTGGTTGACGCAAAAAGATAAAGTAGCTGGAATGGATATGCACGGTAAAATGATTTTAAACTTTCAAATAAGCCTGTTCATATATTCCATTATTTGCATTCCGCTTATCTTTTTATTCGGATTAGGAATTCTGGGATTAATTGTTATTGGATTGATCGCCCTGATACTACCAATAATGAACGCACTAAAAGTAAGTAATGATGAAATGCCCTATTATCCCTTAACTATTCAGTTTTTGAAATAG
- the gldG gene encoding gliding motility-associated ABC transporter substrate-binding protein GldG yields MKQPNKIKSLLILLVILIAVNFLASEFYSRVDLTQDQRYSLSPAAKEIVANVEQPVIFDVFLEGSFPSEFRRLQNETRQMLEEFSAYNRNIKFNFVDPLEESGDANAIAEEFYKMGMTPARLNVQENGKNSESIIFPWAIANYGDKTVKIPLLKNQIGATDEERVNASVQQLEYALADGLSKLIYPRKKKIAVMRGNGELPDVQIADFVKTIQEYYFMAPFTLDSAAINPKKTLADLKEYDLILEPKPTRAYSENEKYILDQYVMNGGKMLWLAEVTNMENDSLFNDQGTAIALPRNLNLGDYFFSYGVRINPEIVNDLYSAPIVLASGSGQNTRFNPYPWFYSPLTTSPNEHPIINNIEAVKFEYANPIDTLANDINKTILLSSSPKTKLEGVPAQISLNTVGQKPDLNSYNSGEQPLAVLLEGQFKSVYKNRVKPFEIQNHLDKGVDSKMLIVSDGDVIKNDIQGGKAMELGFQRYTGNTYGNKEFLLNSVNYLLDDNGLIDIRSKEINLAFLDKEKTADERSKWQLINIAGPIILLFIFGIAFRFYRKQKYVK; encoded by the coding sequence ATGAAACAACCAAATAAAATAAAATCCCTACTTATTTTACTGGTAATTCTTATCGCGGTGAATTTCCTGGCTTCAGAATTCTATTCGCGTGTTGATTTGACCCAGGATCAACGATACAGCCTCTCCCCTGCTGCGAAAGAAATTGTAGCTAATGTAGAACAACCGGTGATCTTTGATGTATTTCTGGAAGGAAGTTTTCCATCAGAATTCAGAAGATTACAAAATGAAACCAGGCAGATGCTGGAAGAATTTTCAGCCTATAATCGCAATATAAAATTCAATTTTGTAGACCCGCTGGAAGAAAGTGGCGATGCCAATGCCATCGCTGAGGAATTCTACAAAATGGGAATGACTCCCGCGAGATTAAATGTACAGGAAAATGGAAAGAACAGTGAGAGTATTATTTTCCCCTGGGCAATTGCCAATTACGGAGATAAAACTGTAAAAATACCCCTTCTTAAAAACCAGATAGGCGCTACCGATGAAGAACGGGTAAATGCTTCAGTACAACAGTTAGAATATGCACTTGCCGATGGATTAAGCAAACTCATTTATCCCCGAAAAAAGAAGATCGCAGTAATGCGCGGAAATGGGGAACTCCCGGATGTTCAAATTGCAGATTTTGTAAAGACCATTCAGGAATATTACTTTATGGCTCCGTTTACATTAGATTCAGCAGCAATAAATCCTAAAAAAACACTAGCAGATCTAAAAGAGTATGATCTCATTTTAGAGCCAAAACCTACCCGGGCCTATTCAGAAAATGAAAAATATATCCTGGATCAATATGTAATGAACGGTGGAAAAATGTTGTGGCTGGCTGAAGTGACCAATATGGAAAATGATAGCCTGTTTAACGATCAAGGAACTGCCATTGCTCTGCCAAGAAACCTGAACCTTGGAGATTATTTTTTCTCTTACGGAGTTCGAATCAATCCTGAAATTGTGAATGACCTCTACTCTGCCCCTATCGTTCTGGCTAGCGGCAGCGGACAGAATACAAGGTTTAATCCATACCCCTGGTTCTATAGTCCGTTGACAACTTCACCAAATGAGCACCCTATAATCAACAATATTGAGGCTGTAAAGTTTGAATACGCCAATCCTATAGACACCTTAGCTAATGATATTAATAAAACAATTCTTTTAAGCAGTTCCCCCAAAACCAAACTTGAAGGAGTACCTGCACAGATTAGCTTAAATACTGTAGGCCAGAAACCTGATCTAAACAGCTACAATTCCGGTGAGCAGCCATTGGCGGTATTACTGGAAGGACAATTTAAATCGGTTTATAAGAACCGGGTAAAACCATTTGAAATACAAAATCATTTAGATAAAGGAGTTGATTCTAAAATGCTAATCGTTTCAGATGGGGATGTGATTAAAAATGATATCCAGGGAGGAAAAGCTATGGAACTTGGCTTCCAGCGTTATACCGGAAATACTTATGGAAATAAAGAATTCCTTCTAAACTCTGTCAATTATCTATTAGATGATAACGGATTGATTGATATTCGTTCCAAAGAGATCAATCTCGCATTTCTGGATAAAGAAAAAACAGCTGATGAAAGATCTAAGTGGCAATTAATAAACATTGCAGGCCCCATAATTCTCCTCTTCATCTTCGGAATTGCTTTCAGGTTCTATAGAAAGCAGAAATATGTAAAGTAA
- the dnaN gene encoding DNA polymerase III subunit beta translates to MKFIVSSNYLLKQLQILGGVINNSNTLPILDNFLFDLNNDELTVSASDLETTMSAKLKVESDSEGKIAVPAKLLLDTLKTFPEQPLTFVVEDNNTIELSSNHGKYALAYADGEEFPNPVELEDPSSTVVEADILASAISKTIFASGNDDLRPVMSGVFFQFTEDGLTFVATDAHKLVKYSREDIKANQAAEFIMPKKPLNLLKGILAGSESEVLIEYNESNAKFTFDETQLICRLIDGKYPNYEAVIPKENPNKLTIERNQFLSSVRRVSIFSNKTTHQVRLKIAGAELNISAEDVDYSNKAEERLTCSYQGDDMQIGFNSRFLVEMLNNLTADEVMLEMSLPNRAGILTPVDGLDPGEKITMLVMPVMLNN, encoded by the coding sequence ATGAAATTTATTGTATCCAGCAATTACCTGCTGAAACAGCTACAAATACTTGGAGGGGTAATTAACAATAGTAACACGTTACCAATTTTAGATAATTTCCTTTTCGATCTTAATAATGACGAACTAACGGTTTCTGCTTCAGACCTTGAAACCACGATGTCTGCAAAACTTAAAGTAGAATCAGATTCTGAAGGTAAAATTGCAGTTCCTGCAAAGTTACTTTTAGACACGCTGAAAACTTTTCCTGAGCAACCGCTTACATTTGTAGTTGAAGATAACAATACCATAGAATTAAGTTCCAACCACGGTAAATATGCACTTGCGTATGCCGATGGGGAGGAATTTCCAAATCCGGTAGAGCTTGAAGATCCAAGTAGTACGGTTGTTGAAGCTGATATCCTTGCATCTGCTATTTCCAAAACCATTTTTGCTTCTGGAAATGATGATCTTAGACCGGTAATGAGTGGAGTTTTCTTTCAGTTTACCGAAGACGGATTAACCTTCGTTGCTACAGATGCTCATAAACTGGTAAAATATTCCAGAGAAGATATTAAAGCAAATCAGGCTGCGGAATTCATTATGCCGAAAAAACCTTTGAATCTATTAAAAGGAATTCTTGCCGGCAGTGAATCTGAAGTGTTAATAGAATACAATGAATCAAACGCAAAGTTTACGTTTGATGAAACTCAGTTGATCTGTAGATTAATAGACGGAAAATACCCAAATTATGAGGCGGTTATTCCGAAGGAAAATCCAAACAAACTTACTATTGAGAGAAACCAGTTTTTAAGTTCTGTAAGAAGGGTTTCTATTTTCTCAAATAAAACCACTCACCAGGTGAGATTAAAGATCGCCGGGGCTGAGCTGAATATTTCTGCGGAAGATGTTGATTACAGTAATAAGGCTGAAGAACGTTTAACCTGTTCTTACCAGGGTGATGATATGCAAATTGGGTTCAATTCAAGATTTCTTGTAGAAATGTTGAATAACCTTACTGCTGATGAAGTAATGCTGGAAATGAGCCTGCCTAACAGAGCTGGAATTTTAACTCCGGTTGACGGACTGGATCCTGGAGAAAAAATCACCATGCTTGTAATGCCGGTGATGCTGAATAACTAA
- the mnmE gene encoding tRNA uridine-5-carboxymethylaminomethyl(34) synthesis GTPase MnmE, producing the protein MKLNDTIVALATPSGAGAIAIIRVSGPDALNIVSPLFRAKSKKELAVQPTHTLHLGNMMDGVRTIDEILASVFRAPKSYTGEETVELSCHGSPYIQQEIIQLLIRKGCRSAEAGEFTLRAFLNAKMDLSQAEAVADLINSENAASHQMAMQQMRGGFSNEIQKLREELLNFASLIELELDFAEEDVEFANRDQFRDLVSRIQTVLKRLIDSFATGNVLKNGIPVAIVGEPNVGKSTLLNALLNEERAIVSEIAGTTRDTIEDEMSIGGVGFRFIDTAGIRETKDVVESIGIKKTFEKISQAQVVVYLVDSSQIAVNRERLQEVRIEIEKIKNKFPQKPLLIIANKTDRLAEEEIEILKEKLEDISSHAKRAEFLLLSAKTNLGVEELKERLLQFVNTGALRNSDTIVTNSRHYAALLKALEEINKVEDGLNAELSGDLLAIDIRQALHHFGEITGEITNDDLLGNIFANFCIGK; encoded by the coding sequence ATGAAATTGAATGATACTATTGTTGCCCTTGCCACACCTTCTGGTGCCGGTGCTATTGCTATAATTAGAGTTTCTGGCCCTGATGCTTTAAATATCGTCTCTCCTCTTTTTAGAGCAAAAAGTAAAAAAGAGCTGGCCGTGCAACCAACGCATACCCTTCATCTCGGAAATATGATGGATGGAGTAAGGACTATTGATGAAATTCTTGCCTCTGTTTTTCGTGCACCGAAATCTTATACTGGTGAGGAAACAGTAGAATTATCCTGCCATGGGAGTCCGTACATCCAGCAGGAGATCATTCAATTATTGATAAGAAAAGGATGTCGTTCTGCGGAAGCTGGTGAATTTACACTTCGCGCTTTTTTAAATGCAAAGATGGATCTTAGCCAGGCAGAGGCTGTAGCCGATTTGATCAATTCTGAAAATGCCGCTTCCCACCAGATGGCGATGCAGCAAATGCGTGGAGGCTTTTCTAATGAAATTCAGAAACTACGTGAAGAACTATTGAATTTTGCTTCCCTTATTGAACTGGAACTGGACTTTGCGGAAGAAGATGTGGAGTTTGCAAATAGAGATCAGTTCAGGGATCTGGTATCCAGAATCCAGACTGTTTTAAAGAGGTTAATAGATTCTTTCGCAACCGGAAATGTATTGAAAAATGGAATTCCCGTTGCCATTGTTGGTGAACCCAATGTTGGAAAATCTACTTTACTTAATGCACTACTGAATGAAGAGCGTGCGATAGTTTCTGAAATTGCAGGTACTACCAGAGATACTATTGAGGATGAAATGAGTATTGGCGGAGTAGGATTTAGATTCATCGATACTGCAGGAATTCGCGAGACTAAAGATGTGGTAGAAAGCATAGGAATTAAAAAGACTTTTGAAAAAATAAGTCAGGCGCAAGTGGTAGTCTACCTGGTAGACAGTTCTCAGATTGCCGTGAACAGAGAAAGACTTCAGGAAGTTCGAATTGAAATAGAAAAGATCAAAAATAAATTTCCACAGAAACCACTATTAATCATCGCCAATAAAACCGACCGCCTTGCAGAAGAAGAAATAGAAATTTTAAAAGAAAAACTGGAAGATATTTCCAGTCATGCTAAAAGAGCTGAATTTCTACTATTATCTGCAAAAACAAATCTGGGCGTTGAAGAGTTAAAAGAAAGACTATTACAATTTGTAAATACCGGAGCCCTAAGAAACTCTGACACCATCGTAACCAATTCCAGGCATTATGCCGCCCTTTTAAAAGCCCTGGAAGAGATCAATAAGGTAGAAGACGGTTTAAACGCAGAACTTTCCGGAGACCTTCTGGCAATCGATATACGTCAGGCTCTTCACCATTTTGGGGAGATCACGGGTGAGATCACTAATGATGATTTGCTTGGAAATATTTTTGCGAATTTTTGCATCGGCAAGTAA
- the gldF gene encoding gliding motility-associated ABC transporter permease subunit GldF, whose translation MLAILNKEIQSFFSSLTGYLVIGLFLIACGFFLFVFSGGYNILDSGFADLKPFFSLAPWIFLFLIPAIAMKSFADENRMGTMEILLTKPIGLWKLIAGKYLGVLFLVFLAIIPTLLYVLSISQLGRPVGNFDIGATIGSYIGLIFLGGCYAAIGIFASSLSSNQIVSFLLGVFLCFICYYAFEGLANTNLFGTSSYILESFGISFHYKSISRGVIDTRDIIYFLSLIFLFLKLTEIKLSATKNRR comes from the coding sequence ATGCTGGCGATACTAAATAAGGAAATACAATCATTTTTTTCTTCCCTCACGGGATATCTTGTGATCGGACTCTTTCTTATTGCCTGCGGATTTTTCCTATTTGTGTTTTCCGGAGGATATAATATTCTGGATAGTGGTTTTGCAGATCTTAAACCATTCTTCAGTCTTGCACCATGGATCTTTCTATTTCTGATTCCTGCCATCGCCATGAAAAGCTTTGCTGATGAGAACCGAATGGGAACGATGGAAATATTATTAACTAAACCTATCGGACTCTGGAAACTGATCGCCGGTAAATATCTGGGGGTTCTCTTTCTGGTCTTTCTGGCAATTATTCCAACGCTTTTATATGTTTTAAGCATTTCTCAACTTGGAAGACCTGTTGGAAATTTTGACATTGGTGCTACCATTGGTTCTTATATAGGACTTATTTTCCTAGGGGGTTGTTATGCCGCAATCGGGATTTTTGCATCCAGCCTTTCTTCCAATCAAATTGTCTCCTTCTTATTGGGCGTTTTTCTTTGCTTTATTTGTTACTATGCTTTTGAAGGACTTGCAAACACTAATCTATTTGGTACCTCCAGTTACATTCTGGAGTCTTTTGGAATCAGCTTTCATTATAAAAGTATTAGTCGCGGGGTAATAGACACCCGTGATATCATTTATTTTCTGAGTCTGATATTTCTGTTTCTTAAACTCACAGAAATTAAACTTTCAGCAACCAAGAACAGGCGATAA